TACCTTTCCTTTGTTGTCGTAGAGGTCGTGGCGCTTGACGATGCTGTGCACTACCCGGTGCAGCCCCGGCGCCAGCCCTCCGGTGGTCACGATGGCCACGTTCACCTTGTGGGGGTCGTGGTGCAGGTCCTCACGTGGGCCAGCCTCCAAGAAAGAAGGCACCTCAAGCCCGGCCGCCTGGAATTGCTTCAGTAGCCAGTTGTCCGCGATTACCGCCTTCCTATGTTCATGCGTGCGAAATAGTCCCAAAATGTCCTGGCCTAGGTGGTTCTTGTGCGGTTGAGGATCCAATTGCTTGACCGCTGTGTCAAAATTGCGACCCTCGGCTACATGTTGCAGCAGGATCTCACGTTCGCTGGTCATCCGTCTAAGGTCGGGAATTCTGGCCATGGCAGTTCTCCACTTATGTAGTGCGAAGGGGCGGTCCGTGCCGCCTCCAACTCGTCATTTCTCCGGTAATTTGCCGCCGGGAGCGGGGAAACGTCAGGAATCATTGTTGCGCCGACGACAGCTGAAAATTGATCTGAAGGCCGTCGTCGCCGCCAGTATACGTGGCGCTCTCTCCGCCAGCAATGACGATGTGTGCCCGACGATGCGACCTGCTCGCGTGCTCCAGCAGAGATGCTGTTGGGCCTTTCTACAACGGCGGCGCTCCCACGGCGAACGGTTGGGCGTACCGCGCCCAAGTGTTTTTGCGTCTGCCTAAACGGGGCATATCTTCTCCCTTCCATCGCTCACCCGCACCCCGCTGACGTACGAGCTGCGCTCGGCGCTGGCCGGTGTGGACGCGGAGCTGGTGGCGATGGGGTCGCGGCTGGAGGGGCCCGGCTTCTGGGACGGCGTGCGCCTGGCCGCGCCGGAGGGGCACTGGCTCGACGGGGCGACCTGGTGGTGCTCCCCGCGTTCGTGGAGAACCGGCCGCGCCAGCTGCTCGAGGCGCTCGCGGGCGGCGTCCCCGTGGTCGCCACGCCTGCCTGCGGCCTGGGCCCGGCGGAGGGGCTCACCCTCGTTCCCGCCGGCGACGCCGCCGCCCTCCGCGAGGCGGTCGAGGGCGTGCTGGCCGCGCGCGCCGGATGACCGTGTTGCCGACGCAGGCGCCTGCTCCTGCCGTTCAACGATTGATGGAAGCGACCGGGACCGCTCACGGCGTGGGGGCCGAAGAGCGATTCTGGTCTGGGTGGCCGATTCGCGTCAGGCCGGCCGTCGCGCCTCGATCGGCTTCGCGGTCATCATTCCGCGCAGATTCTGTTTCAGACGGACTCGCCACATCCAGAAAAGCAGCACCACGAGCGGGCTGACGGCCAGGACGACGAGCAGCGGGACGATGCGGATCGGCTCGGGAATGAACTTCATCTGGCCAAGGAGGAACGAGCCGGACGCGATGAACAGCCCGAAGGACATCCGCCAGAGATGGCGCGCCAGCCGTCGCGTTCCCTGAATGCCGCCGGCCCGGATCATCCTGAGATCGCCGATGGCGGCGAGCAGGATGACCGTGGCCATGAAGAACATCATCCCGGCAGGCACACCATCGATCTGGTTTCCCGGCCTGCCGAGCGCGGTGAATGCGCGAGTGTATTCCCCCGCGGCGAGTGTGAATGCCAGCACCATGAGGGCCATGCCCACCCGCCGGCCTGCTCCAGGCAGCGGCTTGACGGCGGTGTAGGCGGTGAACACGAGGTAGACGATGAGCACTCCGCCACCGATGGACTTGCCCTCGTATGCGGAGATGATCGCTACCGCAATCGCAGTGGCGATCATCGCGTACACGAAGACCAGGCCGCTGCGGCGATGCCACGTCCCTCCTTTGCGAACCGCGATGGCCATGAATCCCGCCGCGAGGGCCACCAGCCCCGTCGCGAGGTGAAACGCGAGGACCAGAAAGAGCAGCCCGGTCGACGTCGCGAGTGTCACACGCTCGCTCACAGCTCCTCCTCCGCGAAGGCTCGTGTTCAGAACCGGCCACGTATGGGTTTCCCATACGAAACGCTGGAGCATTGGTTTCAGACTCATCGCCGCACGCCGCGAGCTCCCCGGATGAGCCGCCCGCGGCGGGCACCGAGCGCCGTGAGTTCGGCCAGCTCGTTGCGGTGCACGAGGCGGGAGAAGCTGCTGCACGTAGTCAGGAAGGGCGCAGTTCAGGAGGCTCGGGGGTCGGCACTGGCAGGAAAACGCCCGTGCTGGCACGGAGTCAACGGAGTCAACCGGGACAGCGGGATCCGGTGTTCCCCGTCGACTCCGTGTGATCCCGTTTCTTGAGATCAACTGCGCATTGTCGTTCCGAGGGAGCCATGCCCCAGAGCCGCGGAGTGACGGAAGGACAGGCGGCCGAGGAATCTGCCCAGCGCGGCTGGGTGTCTGAATCCCGGTCGGGGTCTTCCCGCCGGATGCCAAATCCTGATCCTACAGACCTCGAGCGGGGTCAAGTAGATTCCTCGTCGTTCCTCCTCGGAATGACACCAATCGTGGAAATCGGTATGAGGCCTTTCCCTCCTCTCGAAGCCCGGAAAACCACCCGGGCGCCATACCGGCTATCGTTCCAGGCACCGGCGATCACCGCCCCTGCCGGATCAGCTCGAGCACGGTGTCCAGCACCGGGTCGCGGTTGGCGCGGTAGTCGTCGGCGGTGAGCGCCACGGGGACGTCCGGGGCGATCCAGCGCCGCGCGTCGCGCGGGGAGGTGAGGCTCCACTCCACCGTGGAGAGGTAGAGGGGAAGGCCGCTGTAGGGGAGCACCAGGACCGCCGGGTCGCCGTGCTGGCGGGGCTGGGCGCCGGTGGGCTCGCCCACGAACACCGCGTTGGTCAGGCGGTCCAGCTCCACCACGAAGTTCATGGCCGCCGAGCCGGTGTTCCTCCCCACCAGCACGAAGAGCCGCGCTCCCTCGCGCGCGTCGTGGGCGATCAGGGTGCGCAGCAGCTCGGGATAAAGGTAGGTGTTGCCGCCGGTGTTGCGCCGCACGTCCACCACCACGCCGCGCGTGCCGGGGTGCTCGGCCAGCCACCGCCGCAGCCGCAGCCCGAACTCGGCGAGGTTCTCCCTCCCCTCCTGCGGGAAGGTGCGGCTGAAGTTCACGTACACGGCCGAGTCCGCCGCCAGCGGCTCGAACCAGTACCACTCGCCCGGGCGGCTCATGGACAGCGGCGGCGGAGTGGGGGCGCCCGGCGGGGGAAGGAGGGTGCGCGCGACGGGGGCCTCCGACGACGCCACCTCCACCTCGCGCGCCCGGCCGGCGGCGTCCTCCACCCCGAGCCGCACGCGGCCGGGCTCGCGCGCGATCCCCAGCGCGTGCAGCACGTGCGGCGTGCGCAGCACCTCCGGGGCGTTCAGGCGAAAGGACTCGCCCTCGTCGGACTGCACCAGGGGCTCGATCGCGCGCAGCACCCGCTCCACCGGGACGCCGTCCACCGCCACCACGCGCGCGCCCACCAGCGCCCGGTGCGCGCTGTCGGCGTTCACCACCAGCACGCCCTCGGGGAAGAGGTGGAAGACCAGGGGCAGGCCGCCCGTGCGCCCCAGCCGCGCGGGGAGGTCGCCCCGGAAGCCGACGCCGGTGTGGCCGCGGCCCAGCAGGGAGACGAGCTTCTGCAGCTCCACCGCCACCTGCGCGTCGGTGAGCGCGCCGACGCGCTCCTTCACCCGCGCGGCGGCGCGCAGGATCGAGTCCGGGAGCGGCCGGCCGCCGGCGTACTCGGGGCGGAAGCGGCGGATGGAGGCCAGGAGGTAGTCCACGTCCGCCCTCCACCCGCTCTCGCGCGGGGCGGTGGAGTCGGCGGGGGGCGGCATGAGCGCCTGGAAGCGCGGGTGCCCCCGGAGCGCGTGGAAGGCGCTGTCCTGCAGCAGCTCGCCCACCCACTCCAGGCGGTGGACCAGCACCGCGCGCTCCAGCCAGGCGAGCGCGCTGTCGGGCTGGCCCGAGCGCGCGTACGACTCGGCGGCGAGCGCGGCGTTGGTGGTGGGATACGGCGACACCCCCAGCGCGTCCGCCCGGGCGAAGGCGGGGGCGGCGCCGCGGAAGTCGCCCGCGCGGTAGCGGGCCGTGCCAAGGCGCCGCCAGGTCTCGCCGTCCCAGGGATACGCCGCGGTGAGCCGCGCGTACGCCTCGGCCGCCAGCTCCCACTCCTCGCGCTCCAGGCGCTCCCCCGCCTCGCGCGCGAGCGCCGCGTACTGCAGCGGCGTGATCCCGCGCGGCCCCGGCACCAGCGCCGTTCCCAGCGACTGGGCGCCGAGCGCGCCCCCCGCGGGCCCGGTAGATAGGAGGACGGCGAGCGTGGAGAGCACGAGCAGGGGGAGGCGGCGTCGCATCGGGGTTCGTCCGGTCGCGGGGGAAACAGGTGTCTCGGCACCGCGATGTGACGTGGGACGGAGCGCCAGGGTTGGTCGCGTCCGGTCGCACTTTGGGATCGGCGGCGCCCGCCCTCCTCCACGTCGGCACCGTGGCGGCGCCGGGAGCCGGCGGCGGAAGGACGCCCCGGCTGCTCTTTCGACCTGCCCTGCAGTGAGCGCGAGGGACTGAACCGGGCATCGCGCGGGTTCGACCCGGAGGACGCCGCTCGCGGGCAACTCCCTCCCGAACCTTCCCGCGGAGATTTTTATGGGCGGTGGACTGCGCGCTCGAGCCGTACCGGGCGGGACGCCGCCCCCGGGACGACCGCTGCTTCTTCCGCTTCTCCAGCGAGGCGTACGCGCGCGACTTCGCCGCGGCCCGACGGCGGCGGCGGGAGGGCCGGAGACGCGGAGGAGGACCGGTGACTGCCGGTCCTCCTCCGTTCATATGGATTCCGGTGAAGCCCTTTCTCACCCGGACAGCAGAGAAACACCCTCTGCCGACTCTGCGTGAGGCCTGCCGTTTTCCCGGTTCGGTATCAGCCGGGGAACGGCCTCGTTCAGGTGGGTGGCAGGCGGACCGAGAGCAGGGCGGCGCTGGAGGGCACGCTGAGGTAGAGCCGGCCGCGCGCCTCGTCCACGGCCAGGTCGCGCGCGCCGAAAACGCCGGGGAGGATGTACCGCCGCGCCAGCTTCCCGCCCCCTTCCAGCACCAGCACCACGGACGGCTCCTCCTCGGGCGTGTTCACCAGGAGCCACAGTTCCTCCCCCACCGCCGCCGCGTCGGCGAAGTAGGCCAGGGGGTAGAACGAGTACGGGCTCTTCTCCGCCCGGTTGAGGGAGAAGAAGCGCTCGCGGATCGCGCGCACCTCCGGCGTGCGCACCGGCCGCGACCACACCTCGCGTCCCCCGGCGTCGTAGCGCCGCACCGCCCCCTCGGCCGCCAGCACCAGCCACGCCCCACCCCCCTCGCCGAACACCGGGATCGCCGCGTTGCGCAGGACGGCGGGGATCCGGCCTCGGCGGACGTCGGCCTTCATGGCGGTGAAGTTCAGGATCCGCACTGGCGGGGCCAACAGCGCCCCCAGCGTCCCGCGCGGCTCTCCTGCGGCGTCCAGGCGCACGGCCAGCCCGGCCGCCGAGAGGCCGGAGGTGGCCACGGCCGCCTCGCCGCGCGCCCCGAACGCCAGCGCCCCCGGCGAGCGCGGCGGGAGGGGGAAGCTGCGCACGGGGGCGCCGTCCGCGGCCAGTACCAGCGCGCGCCCGTTCCCCCGGTCGTCCACGCGGATCGAGTCGCCGTCCACGCGCAGCGCGAGCGG
This genomic interval from Longimicrobium sp. contains the following:
- a CDS encoding glycosyltransferase; the encoded protein is MLLGLSTTAALPRRTVGRTAPKCFCVCLNGAYLLPSIAHPHPADVRAALGAGRCGRGAGGDGVAAGGARLLGRRAPGRAGGALARRGDLVVLPAFVENRPRQLLEALAGGVPVVATPACGLGPAEGLTLVPAGDAAALREAVEGVLAARAG